In Panicum virgatum strain AP13 chromosome 4N, P.virgatum_v5, whole genome shotgun sequence, a single window of DNA contains:
- the LOC120670152 gene encoding serine/threonine-protein phosphatase 4 regulatory subunit 2-like isoform X1, which produces MEGAVTENAAAPVGAAAPETAVHADPRGEGGAVVEDSAAPTVAIEATSDADQINEDATPEDGRHGETVTNVDISPEEMRSIIEVIAETGKFWHDWDFLKSLLSLQLKQVLDEYSEAQMASQDDVQQQRSFSGETYSELVSRLSHALWRFEEGPPFTLQRLCEILLNPKGTYTKLSKLALALEKNLLVTSTIAKSTDPYPAAHGPPSSDCTQITENSGPVDEEPESTPEHTTAVPNGTEHLAGDGDEEMADTEAEEVSGSRDVEMQLDNPDQVENVSSNANPAAAADTEAVNVSEPLSEPQS; this is translated from the exons ATGGAGGGTGCGGTGACGGAGAATGCGGCGGCGCCTGTGGGCGCGGCGGCCCCGGAAACGGCTGTCCACGCGGATCCGCGCGGGGAGGGTGGCGCGGTGGTGGAGGATTCGGCGGCGCCCACGGTGGCGATAGAGGCAACTTCTGACGCGGATCAGATTAACGAGGATGCAACCCCGGAGGACGGGAGGCACGG GGAGACAGTGACAAATGTTGATATCAGTCCTGAGGAAATGAGAAGCATCATTGAAGTCATAGCTGAGACAGGAAAATTCTG GCATGACTGGGATTTCCTCAAGAGTCTACTGTCTCTTCAATTGAAGCAG GTCTTGGATGAATATTCTGAGGCTCAAATGGCGAGCCAAGATGATGTACAGCAACAGAGATCTTTTTCAGGGGAGACATACTCTGAGCTTGTTAGCCGACTTAGTCATG CCCTCTGGAGGTTTGAAGAGGGCCCTCCGTTCACACTGCAAAGGCTTTGTGAG ATTTTGTTGAATCCAAAAGGAACTTATACAAAATTGTCAAAGCTTGCTTTGGCCTTGGAGAAG AATCTCCTAGTCACATCTACAATAGCCAAGTCCACTGACCCATATCCAGCTGCTCATGGGCCACCAAGTTCGGATTGCACACAAATTACAGAAAATTCTGGCCCTGTTGATGAAGAGCCTGAGAGCACGCCTGAGCATACTACAGCCGTACCAAATGGAACGGAGCATTTAGCAGGAGATGGTGATGAAGAGATGGCTGATACAGAAGCTGAGGAAGTGTCTGGTAGCCGTGATGTAGAGATGCAGTTGGACAATCCTGATCAGGTTGAAAATGTTAGCTCCAATGCTAACCCTGCTGCCGCAGCTGACACTGAAGCAGTTAATGTCAGTGAACCCTTATCAGAGCCACAAAGCTGA
- the LOC120670152 gene encoding uncharacterized protein LOC120670152 isoform X2 — MEGAVTENAAAPVGAAAPETAVHADPRGEGGAVVEDSAAPTVAIEATSDADQINEDATPEDGRHGETVTNVDISPEEMRSIIEVIAETGKFWHDWDFLKSLLSLQLKQVLDEYSEAQMASQDDVQQQRSFSGETYSELVSRLSHALWRFEEGPPFTLQRLCENLLVTSTIAKSTDPYPAAHGPPSSDCTQITENSGPVDEEPESTPEHTTAVPNGTEHLAGDGDEEMADTEAEEVSGSRDVEMQLDNPDQVENVSSNANPAAAADTEAVNVSEPLSEPQS; from the exons ATGGAGGGTGCGGTGACGGAGAATGCGGCGGCGCCTGTGGGCGCGGCGGCCCCGGAAACGGCTGTCCACGCGGATCCGCGCGGGGAGGGTGGCGCGGTGGTGGAGGATTCGGCGGCGCCCACGGTGGCGATAGAGGCAACTTCTGACGCGGATCAGATTAACGAGGATGCAACCCCGGAGGACGGGAGGCACGG GGAGACAGTGACAAATGTTGATATCAGTCCTGAGGAAATGAGAAGCATCATTGAAGTCATAGCTGAGACAGGAAAATTCTG GCATGACTGGGATTTCCTCAAGAGTCTACTGTCTCTTCAATTGAAGCAG GTCTTGGATGAATATTCTGAGGCTCAAATGGCGAGCCAAGATGATGTACAGCAACAGAGATCTTTTTCAGGGGAGACATACTCTGAGCTTGTTAGCCGACTTAGTCATG CCCTCTGGAGGTTTGAAGAGGGCCCTCCGTTCACACTGCAAAGGCTTTGTGAG AATCTCCTAGTCACATCTACAATAGCCAAGTCCACTGACCCATATCCAGCTGCTCATGGGCCACCAAGTTCGGATTGCACACAAATTACAGAAAATTCTGGCCCTGTTGATGAAGAGCCTGAGAGCACGCCTGAGCATACTACAGCCGTACCAAATGGAACGGAGCATTTAGCAGGAGATGGTGATGAAGAGATGGCTGATACAGAAGCTGAGGAAGTGTCTGGTAGCCGTGATGTAGAGATGCAGTTGGACAATCCTGATCAGGTTGAAAATGTTAGCTCCAATGCTAACCCTGCTGCCGCAGCTGACACTGAAGCAGTTAATGTCAGTGAACCCTTATCAGAGCCACAAAGCTGA
- the LOC120670152 gene encoding serine/threonine-protein phosphatase 4 regulatory subunit 2-like isoform X3: MEGAVTENAAAPVGAAAPETAVHADPRGEGGAVVEDSAAPTVAIEATSDADQINEDATPEDGRHGETVTNVDISPEEMRSIIEVIAETGKFWHDWDFLKSLLSLQLKQVLDEYSEAQMASQDDVQQQRSFSGETYSELVSRLSHALWRFEEGPPFTLQRLCEILLNPKGTYTKLSKLALALEKC; the protein is encoded by the exons ATGGAGGGTGCGGTGACGGAGAATGCGGCGGCGCCTGTGGGCGCGGCGGCCCCGGAAACGGCTGTCCACGCGGATCCGCGCGGGGAGGGTGGCGCGGTGGTGGAGGATTCGGCGGCGCCCACGGTGGCGATAGAGGCAACTTCTGACGCGGATCAGATTAACGAGGATGCAACCCCGGAGGACGGGAGGCACGG GGAGACAGTGACAAATGTTGATATCAGTCCTGAGGAAATGAGAAGCATCATTGAAGTCATAGCTGAGACAGGAAAATTCTG GCATGACTGGGATTTCCTCAAGAGTCTACTGTCTCTTCAATTGAAGCAG GTCTTGGATGAATATTCTGAGGCTCAAATGGCGAGCCAAGATGATGTACAGCAACAGAGATCTTTTTCAGGGGAGACATACTCTGAGCTTGTTAGCCGACTTAGTCATG CCCTCTGGAGGTTTGAAGAGGGCCCTCCGTTCACACTGCAAAGGCTTTGTGAG ATTTTGTTGAATCCAAAAGGAACTTATACAAAATTGTCAAAGCTTGCTTTGGCCTTGGAGAAG TGCTAG